A single region of the Glycine max cultivar Williams 82 chromosome 20, Glycine_max_v4.0, whole genome shotgun sequence genome encodes:
- the LOC121174374 gene encoding kinesin-like protein KIN-7D, mitochondrial, producing MTSSRCHSESVYYSYGNPLPMEFGMDEEVITEPVDSSRARDSILVTIRFRSLIERECHRGDEIAWYADGDKIVRNEYNPATAYAFGIFISNYIFFTWFFLGN from the exons ATGACTTCGAGTCGCTGTCATAGCGAGTCTGTCTACTACAGCTATGGTAATCCTTTGCCGATGGAGTTCGGGATGGACGAGGAGGTGATCACGGAGCCCGTGGATTCGTCTAGAGCTCGGGATAGCATTTTGGTCACGATTCGGTTCAGATCGTTGAT TGAAAGAGAGTGCCATAGAGGAGACGAGATCGCATGGTATGCAGACGGTGATAAGATTGTGCGCAATGAGTATAATCCAGCTACTGCTTATGCATTTGGTATTTTCATTTCAAACTATATTTTCTTCACGTGGTTTTTTTTAGGGAACTAA